A DNA window from Cobetia marina contains the following coding sequences:
- the uvrY gene encoding UvrY/SirA/GacA family response regulator transcription factor has product MIKVLVADDHHLVRTSIVRTIELEDGLKVIAEASDGETAIKLCREHSPDIVLMDIRMPGVDGLEATRKIVRSLPEVRVIVLTAYLEESFAKRLLEAGAFGFISKGTPFDEMIRAIRRVAGGERYLTPEIAQRLVFSGMDTGCSNPFEQLSTREMQVALMIVNCHRVNEISDRLHLSPKTVNTYRYRIFEKLGVTSDVEMTHLAMRHQLLDDYALEARPLSD; this is encoded by the coding sequence TTGATCAAGGTTCTTGTCGCTGATGACCACCACCTGGTGCGTACCAGCATCGTCCGTACCATTGAGCTAGAGGATGGGCTCAAGGTGATTGCAGAAGCCTCGGATGGCGAAACCGCGATCAAACTCTGCCGTGAGCACAGTCCGGATATCGTGCTGATGGACATTCGCATGCCCGGCGTCGATGGACTTGAAGCCACGCGCAAGATCGTTCGCAGCCTGCCGGAAGTTCGCGTGATCGTCCTGACCGCCTATCTCGAGGAATCCTTCGCCAAACGCCTGCTGGAAGCAGGGGCCTTCGGTTTCATCTCCAAGGGCACGCCCTTCGATGAAATGATTCGCGCCATTCGCCGAGTCGCCGGTGGCGAACGCTACCTGACCCCGGAGATCGCGCAACGCCTGGTGTTCTCGGGCATGGACACCGGATGCAGCAATCCCTTCGAGCAACTCTCGACCCGCGAGATGCAGGTGGCGCTGATGATCGTCAACTGTCATCGCGTCAACGAGATCTCCGACCGCCTTCACCTGAGCCCCAAGACCGTCAATACCTATCGCTATCGCATCTTCGAGAAGTTGGGCGTGACCAGTGACGTCGAGATGACGCATCTGGCCATGCGCCATCAATTGCTCGACGACTATGCTCTCGAGGCTCGGCCGCTGTCGGATTGA
- a CDS encoding ABC transporter ATP-binding protein — translation MQPLLQIDSLECRYDTTVVTRDINFSLNKGDIACLLGPSGCGKTTLLRAIAGFEPVAVGEIRLEGEVLSSATQLTAPEERHVGMVFQDYALFPHLSVADNVGFGVRRMPKAERNAKVAELLTLVGLGHLGERFPHELSGGQQQRVALARALAPEPRILLLDEPFSNLDVELRRQLSQEVRRILKHLGISAVLVTHDQNEAFAMADQIGVIHAGHLQQWDTPFNLYHEPATRFVANFIGQGYFIPGTLADNESVSTELGVIRGNRAYPYDAGTPVDVLLRPDDLVLAEGEAETSDLKARVLSATFAGTSTLYRLALPSGREVEAAFNSHHDYHPGEDVSLRIQADHLILFERLEDSDAGM, via the coding sequence CGGCCCGTCCGGCTGCGGCAAGACGACCCTGCTGCGCGCGATCGCCGGCTTTGAACCGGTGGCGGTCGGCGAGATTCGCCTCGAGGGAGAAGTGCTTTCCAGCGCCACCCAGCTGACGGCGCCGGAAGAGCGGCACGTCGGCATGGTCTTTCAGGATTACGCCCTGTTTCCGCACCTGAGCGTGGCGGACAACGTGGGGTTTGGCGTACGCCGCATGCCGAAGGCCGAGCGCAATGCCAAGGTAGCGGAACTGCTGACACTGGTCGGTCTGGGGCATCTGGGCGAGCGTTTTCCGCATGAACTCTCGGGCGGACAGCAGCAGCGCGTGGCCCTGGCACGCGCGCTGGCGCCGGAGCCACGCATCCTGCTGCTCGACGAGCCGTTCTCGAATCTGGACGTGGAGCTGCGCCGTCAGCTGAGCCAGGAGGTGCGCCGGATTCTCAAGCACCTCGGCATCAGCGCGGTACTGGTCACCCATGATCAGAACGAAGCCTTCGCGATGGCGGACCAGATCGGCGTCATCCATGCCGGGCATCTGCAGCAATGGGATACGCCGTTCAATCTGTATCACGAGCCGGCCACGCGCTTCGTCGCCAACTTCATCGGTCAGGGCTACTTCATCCCCGGCACGCTGGCGGACAACGAAAGCGTCTCCACCGAACTCGGGGTGATCCGCGGCAACCGTGCCTATCCGTATGACGCCGGGACACCGGTGGACGTGCTGCTGCGTCCGGATGATCTGGTACTGGCTGAAGGAGAGGCGGAAACCAGTGATCTCAAGGCGCGCGTGCTCAGCGCGACCTTCGCCGGTACCAGCACCCTGTATCGCCTGGCCTTGCCGTCAGGTCGTGAGGTCGAGGCGGCCTTCAACAGCCACCATGACTATCACCCCGGGGAAGACGTCAGTCTGCGCATTCAGGCCGATCACCTGATCCTGTTCGAACGACTGGAAGACAGCGACGCGGGAATGTGA